Proteins from one Plodia interpunctella isolate USDA-ARS_2022_Savannah chromosome 3, ilPloInte3.2, whole genome shotgun sequence genomic window:
- the LOC128683422 gene encoding GTP-binding protein 10 homolog, whose protein sequence is MVFILRTLFSKAFKKPRSYLRNKFIDSVRLHVKGGTGGTGLPKYGGLGGQGGCVYCVGKEDANLKNIMNMHRGKTLVAGHGEDSRKTKIVGNPGPDIKLEVPLGVTVYREDGKELGSIDTEGQSVILARGGPGGTKENNFLGHFGQAHHVRLDLKLIADIGLVGFPNAGKSSLLKAISRAKPRIANYPFTTIKPNKGVIHYEDHRQISIADLPGLIEGAHVNIGLGHTFLRHVERTKLLLFIADVQGFQLSPKYPKRSCLETVLLLNKELELYDPELLEKPALLAINKMDLPGSTDIFKEVRESLSNIDQVLNTIPEELRPKNIISFQDIVGISALTNSQSIQELKLILRKRLDQFAEENNPDIEDSQRVYKRHKAMIKERGPQVT, encoded by the coding sequence ATGGTATTTATTCTAAGGACACTGTTTTCCAAAGCGTTTAAGAAACCACGTAGTTATCTGCGCAACAAATTCATTGATTCAGTGAGACTTCATGTTAAAGGAGGTACCGGAGGCACTGGCCTTCCGAAGTATGGTGGTCTTGGGGGCCAAGGGGGCTGCGTCTACTGCGTCGGCAAGGAAGATGCAAATCTAAAGAATATTATGAACATGCATCGCGGAAAAACCCTAGTTGCTGGCCACGGAGAAGACagcagaaaaacaaaaattgttggCAACCCTGGTCCAGATATCAAATTGGAAGTCCCCCTAGGAGTTACTGTATATAGAGAAGACGGGAAGGAACTAGGCTCTATAGACACTGAAGGACAAAGTGTGATATTAGCCAGGGGTGGCCCCGGTGGTACCAAAGAAAACAATTTCCTTGGACACTTTGGACAAGCCCATCATGTCCGGCTTGATCTTAAATTGATTGCAGATATAGGGCTGGTGGGATTCCCTAATGCTGGAAAAAGCTCACTGTTGAAAGCCATTTCTAGAGCAAAGCCAAGAATAGCTAACTACCCTTTTACAACAATCAAACCAAATAAAGGTGTAATACATTATGAAGATCATAGACAAATATCTATAGCAGATTTACCTGGTCTCATTGAAGGGGCTCATGTAAATATAGGGTTAGGGCACACATTTCTAAGACATGTAGAGAGAACaaaattgttgttatttatagcAGATGTTCAAGGGTTCCAGTTGAGTCCCAAATATCCCAAGAGGTCCTGCTTAGAAACTGTTTTACTTCTAAACAAAGAACTAGAATTATATGACCCGGAATTGCTCGAGAAACCTGCACTTCTAGCTATCAATAAGATGGATTTGCCTGGATCTACAGATATTTTCAAGGAAGTGAGAGAGTCTCTGTCAAATATTGACCAAGTATTGAATACTATACCAGAGGAGCTGCggccaaaaaatattatctcatTTCAAGATATTGTTGGGATTTCTGCCTTGACCAATTCCCAAAGTATACAAGAATTGAAACTGATCTTGCGGAAGAGATTAGACCAGTTTGCTGAAGAAAATAATCCAGATATTGAAGACTCTCAAAGAGTGTACAAAAGACATAAAGCAATGATTAAAGAGAGAGGACCACAAGtcacataa